A window of Pyrus communis chromosome 3, drPyrComm1.1, whole genome shotgun sequence genomic DNA:
GGATTCCTCCATGTCACCTACGGCGGAGAAGGGAAGGCCCATGGAATCATCAATCACGAGCaatatggagagagagagagagagagagagagagaagacaaaGCACTTATTGTTGCGGAGAGGAGTTATGCCAATTTTAGGgtgtaatttttcaaaatagtatatatttttcttcaacCATTTGCTTagttattaaatttttcttctatcaattttaaatttcattgtCTAAGATGAAGAGCTATGCTAATTTCAGGAATGAATCACTTTTCTCCCAAAATAATGCAATTAACAAGGATACAATACATTGTTGTCTAACTCTTTTATAATTCCCTCAAAACGAAAAAGTATTCACACCTATCTTCAAATGCATTGAATTTTGTGAGCTTTCTACtcttagagcacttccaccccTAACAAATGTGCTAGCCCAAAGTCTATTTTTTAGGCCAGGACCGCACCCCCCCCCCACCCAATAGGCTGGCCCAAAGTGGAGGCCAGCTTTGAGCCCAACACATATTGAACTGAGCAAGAGACCGACCTACATGACTCAAGGATGGCGTCAAccatgtgaatttttttttttttttttgttgttgctgGCACGTGGGATATAAGCGCATGTGGGCGCGCATTccagaatttaaaaaaaaaagggcagaaTCTTAAGGGCCACATGTCCACTTTTGGGCTATTGGATTTCCTTTTTTTGAAATctaacggtccagattaattaacttaataaaaaattattttaaaatacagaatttttttatatatatataaatacccAACCATCTTTcacaaaaaaatgtaatttcgaAAAATGATATGTGACGAGATAAGATTAGTTAAAAATTATATCtgaaattaaaagtaaaattcttttttattattttataaaaatattaataatattttaatacgaattgacTATACTTTTGCCGAGCTCATTTTTTAGGGGTAGAGATGCACTTGGTCAATTATTGTTCATTAGagtcaattactattcatttagGTGGATTAAATGGACTTTAGGCCAGCTTATTTTTTAGAGATGGAATTGCTCTAATAGTAACCATGCGAACATAATTAAACCAAATAATCCTCTACGCACCATACGCACCACACCATACAACATACCTAATATCTGTCGGTTTGCAACTTTCTGCGCAAATTCCCGCACACAAATGATGACGCCAAACTGACTCCAATGACATGATGTATTAGGAACAACAATTACACACATAAACGTGCACGCAAAGGTGGCCTTTTCCCACAAATGATCACCATTTGATATCATCCAGATCCAAGTTTTAAACCATGCATCTCGCGCGGGGCACGTGCGGGACAAAAACCGGCGTCAAACGCAGGAAGGAGGACTCAGGATTCCCATAACCTAAACATTTCGACTCGTGCGTTTTCTTGGAGTCATCAACTAGCCATGCCTTCAAGTTATTATTTGCAGCAGATTAAACTAATACGTCATTAAGCAGCAGCACCAACAAACTTTCAGCTTCGAAACCACTCCAAGTCCAACCTTCCCGATCCATAATATTTTTTAGAGTGTGATATCCACGcatctctttttacttcttccatgcctttttagttttcagccgtcggatcggataaattgaagaagaagaagaaacataaattaacaagggatgcgtgagaaataaaaagagatgtgtgaatagcacatccctatttttttttaattatatcaaATAATTAATGGTTAAGCACCACCAAACACAAAACtccaccaaaaccaaatccaTGTGACCTTTTTTTATCAATGATGACAAAAACTCCTAACTTTAGCACCTCACCTTATATTATAgtatttatatgtatttttagTATCATATAATATGGCCAGGACATCAGGTGCATAAACTAAGACAAGGCTTGAGTGGCCTCTAGCGAAGGGGAAGGTTTATAATTCTTAGACCGCCCACCCCATTCCACATATAATATGTTATCCCAACGGTTCCAACCTACTAAGCAAAAATTAACCCACCCCCACTCTATCCGCTCCAAAAATGCAAAACCAATCTTCTGCTAATTGAGAATAAATTTTACTTACATCTTGATATGGTAGAAGAACTATTATCCTACTCCTATATTAATTTCTGGTTCTACTCTTGCATTATATTACATATCAAATACAGCATCGTCTATGTATATTATATCACAATAAAAAGCTTCTCGTGTCATCGCTCCAATAACGCCCAACCATATTATGAATATTATACTGGCTGCTAATTAACCTACGTATCGGACTCCAACCAATCATCTTGAAAGTCTTTGCATTCATCGAACTTGATTAGGTGATGAAGTGCTAATTTTCCGTCTAATTTCTACTTTAATGCGTTTTATGATTCCTATACTCCACTAAAGTGTAGTGGAACTTAAACAATGTCATTAATTAAGTAGGAGGCAAATTGTCTGCCCTTTTGTTTGGGTGCCCTTCTAATCCTCTCCTATTTGTGCagttacggttaagtcacgtcaacattttatattcttattgatttttgtattattatttctataaaaaaaattcaatataaaatgttgacgtgacttaacgtgaccacacaaaataaaaagggatggaAAGGACACCCAAAcaagagggcagacaatctgcctccaatTGAGTATCCTTTGATATGATACACTAATCAATCTCATTTCTTATCACTTTATTATGCTAAGTCTGCATATTAATACCTTTTTAGGGCCAGGACTCAACACAAGTCTGTTTGAGGACTTACCAAGAGAGTCTTAGTcctttttttaggtttttataGATCACTCATTAAGAAAGGTTGTCGACAACAAAACTCGAATTTAAGTCTTGTTCTAGAGATGATAACGATCCTTACCAAGAAGATGCCTTTTAAACAAGTGAAAGCACTTTTGGAAATAGATGGCTGTGAACCCATGTCCATCATCACATGGTAAAGGTGACgatcataaacataaaaacgatagattgaatgCTACACTTGGTAATCTTTAGGGTTCTTCAAAACTTACTTTTAAGTCAATTGATTGAGATTTTTGTCACGCATCCGTAACAGAAAATAGAAAGGCAAACCGCCAACAACAACACATTAAAAAAGGTTTGGTGAGTATTAGGTAAATGTGATTTCTCACCAAAAattcttataaatataagtaaattaataGATTACTTAACTACTTTCCTTAatctcacttttttttattttcttcattcattcattggATAAGAAAATTTAGAGTTAAAGCATTGATGCTTAAGCATGATTTCGATTCCTACCAATCTCCTTTCTCACTAACAATTTAACTCACTAACGCTACTgtttatgaaaaagaaaactattatttatttattttaagtttttagtGATTTAACTTTCTAGCGttattatttatgaaaaaataatGATTACGCCACCAtgactgtcacatcccgggctcgctccactacagtagcacgatattgtccagtTTGGGCTCCGActacgccctcacagttttgtttctgagaactcaaatgagaacttcccagtggatcacccatcatgggagtgctctcgcgcgctactcgcttaacttcagagttctcatggaacccgaagccactGAGCTCTCACAATAGCTCATGCTAGATAGAGATGAACATATACATATAGGACTTACATGATTTACTTCCCTAAACGATGTGGATGTTACAATGACATTGGTAATTATTGAGGAAAAAGAACACTAGCATAGCAGGTAGCCTGCAACTTAATTTGTTAAagagttttcatttttataatttaacataaattttttatcgttcgttaaaaaaaaaaaatcgtaaaCCGTGGCTGAAAAGGTAATTGGCTAGATTAATTGTTcggtaattataaaaaataccACAGATTTGTCGTGGTCGTAAAAAATAGTTGGCAGTCCGGCTTTTGAGGGGGAAAGGTGGAAGAAGCTGATTGGTCCACAGCTTCTAGTTCCTACACCAAATCCAACGATCTCCTTGCATAGAACAAAGCATCTGAGAGGTGTTTTGCAATGGAAAGTGACTTTTGTCCTAATGGGTCCATGCTTTCGTGTATTTACAAAACAACCCAAAATTAGTGAATGCGAGCCacgtttttaattttctagCTTTTTGTGTAGggatatattatattatatgtttCACGCTGCAAATTTGACAGAATAATAAAGTTATTCAAACTTTTCTATATGCCTTACCATGATTAAACTTCACAAGTTGTTTAAGGTATCACAAGTGTAACGTATCCGCACTCGTTTAGAAGAAGTATAAGATATATGTTTATTGCAGAAAGAATTATTGTAGAATGTGCTTAAAGtgtgtttttaggatttttgtttttaatttttactaagATTGGTTTTTAAAATATTGTCACCAATATCATTTTCACTCattttaaaaacgtttttaaatgAGCCACTCAATACTACGATatgtgatatttttctttacttgtaaatgtgaggtcttagatttgattctcgtcaaagatgaatttgaaccacattattgccaGCTCATTGTAAGACTAAACCTATCCCCCTttctttagtatagataatatcgtttgttcaaaaaaaaaaaaaaaaccacttccAAATAACACATTAGTTGTAAAAGTACTGTAATGCTAAGAGAATTAAGGATgtgtgtataattttttttctcttttttacaaAGAAGACTAGCCAGTGGCATCGTccttacaatttttatttttatttatttttgaggaCCGAAAAGTCTCATAAAAATATGTCAACCTTATCTTGGTCACCTCAAGTGGTTGAATGTGTGTGAAAATTTAGGTAATTCACTTAGGTAACTATCCTATGCCACTAATCATCCATTAATCACAAtttagagtaatgctattcataccatgttattgtaccatatttttataccaccttaggtgacatttgatgtagatagccacatcatttgaattaatccgattttttttaatttaattcattatttaataaactaataattaagaaaaaatagttaattaaatgatgattgtgatatATGACTAGTCTTTCTTATTCATTTCCTTGAGTTTTGCAAATTTCTCAAATGATGTGATTGTCCACATCAGATACCACCTAAAGTGctatagaaatgtggtataaaaacacggtatgaataacattactgaTTAAACTGGTAATCAAACATAACAAAagccaagaaaaaagaaacttaATGTGGAAACTGAGTGTAAACCTTCCAAAATTGTTGACTTTTAAGCTTCTCAACCAATTTCCCACCTTAGAAAAGAAATCATCATCATTATCCTTAgctcaaaaacaaaattacctttgttcttataaaataaataacaaatcaTTTGGATAAATCACATAAATTCATTCCACTGGTTACAAATTTTTCCCAcccaaaaaaagataaaataaataaataaaagatttatAGATTTGGTCAATAAGGCAAGAAAATGGCAAAAAAGCAACACCCTAGAAATCCTAAGATGTGTTTTGAGAAGGACAGACGGCGACACTTCACAGTCataggttttgggtttttttttttttttttttttttttttttttttacaaattcttGGTTGGTTTTTTTGGCTAATCTCACCCTTTTTAAGTTTGAGGCAAGTATCAAAATGATACAcaatgttttaatttattcgctTTGCATCTTGAAGTTTTAAAATTGTTTCATTTTACATCATTTATTTCTATTAAAGTATAATCATctattaaattataaatttttaccGCTTACACGTTAACTTATATAAGAGTATCATTACATAGTTTAAGAAATGATCAGACAATCTATTCaacaaatgacataaattaatgaaatataatattttacGGTGTaagataagaaaattaaaatattatgacCTATTTTATAAATTCCTTCGAACATAAAGGGTGTAAaatgtaattaaatttaaaccttgtttttcttattaagcgaaattaaataaaataaaaacaaaaaagggtgCCTGGTCTGAGATCTCACGAATATAAAAAAGGAACATGATATTTAGGAAATAGGACACAGAAAAGAAACAGACAGACGGAGATCGGAAGGTTCGCGCGCGTCTGATTCCTACGGTGACACTCGTCGTCGGCGGAAAATCAGAACCCAAAACCTATAAGTACATGGATTTCTGATTCTTCCTCTGCGCATGCAATAGCTCACTACATCATCAGCAGCTGACTCTCTCCCTTGAAATCCGCCTTTcgactctctctcccctctctctctctcccctactttctctctctctaaaaagcGTGTTCTTCCATTTTGCCAAATCCTACGGTCGCCATTGCTTCTGGGTTGGGCTGACACTTTGGTGAGAGTGTCTggctttctttattttctttcctcAGCTGTTGAATCCGACGGTCGTCAAGGCTCGATCTTTCAGCGAATCTCTGCTTTTGGTTTTGCTTTCTTTTGGAGATTCACAGAGGAAGGCCGGAGGTTTTGTTGTTTGCATGGTGAGTTTTCCCTTTTGGGTTCTGTTCAGTCATTGGTCAGCTTCAAGATTCTTCAATTATATCTGCAAAAACAAAGaggaaatatttttgttttttctcattgttgttattttaaagaaaatttactTTCTGTATGTGGGTTTGTAGTATTTTCGCCTAATTAAGATCTAATTGGATTGATTTCTGTGTAGAGGTTTTCCCATTGATGGTAAAGTTTGAAAAGAACATAACTTTATGTAGTCCcattaataattttctttaaattttggtGGGTTCTGCAACTTTTCTTGACACTTACTCTGAATAAGATGCATCATTATAAATTGGATCTCAAACTTGGATTTTGGTAAATTTGTGGATTATATATCTTGGTAGCATTTGGTTGGAATTACAAATAATATTGGTTTTTGTTTGATGCAGCTTCTTATGAAAACAAAGTAGAGAACTTGGTTGTCCATGAAGTCACCAAACTCATGGATATGGATGCTCAAGAAAAAGAATTCTTTTTCTGATGGGGTACGATCCACAATTTCTTACCCTTTTGTGCTTTTGTTTCTGTCGTTGTATTCAGTTGAGTTGGAGCCAAAAGCTTGTATTCTGTTGAGTAACCCATCTCACGTTCAATAATGTATGATGCCGGTGCAGGGGAAAAGCGGAATCAAGATGAAGCAGCTGTCATTTATGGGAGTTGCATGTACTGTGATGTTATTCATTGTGTATAGAACCACCAACTTTCAGTATCAAGCTTATCAGCAGACAGAGGTACCATCATACACACAAGAATTATGATAACAATTTACTGCATTTGATTGGCCGAATGAAATAATTTACTGCATTTGTTGTTTTGTGTTTGAGTTTGACCCTGAGTTCTCATAGTCGTTGATAAATTGATTTATTTCTGGCTTTTTGATATCATGATAATTCTATAATTGCTGTTTTCCTTGTCCTGGTGGTTAGTCTACTGATTGTCCTTTACTCCTTTCGTTTATTAGATTGACGCAAAGTGGAATCCCTTTGACACAGCAAAGGTAGTGCTTTGATCCTCGTGTCCATGTAGCCAAGTTAATGTTTTGTTACCTTTATATAATACCTTAAAGTAAGACTTCAGTAGCTCTTTTTCCGTTGATTTCCAAATTACGGAGATTACTAGTCCAGTATGCAATTCTTTCATGATTGGATCATCCATTGCAGATTGATGTTTCTTCCTTCTTTATATTCTGAGGTTCTTCTGATGCTTCAGGAAATTTTTGCGACTTCAAGAAAGTTGGACAGTTTACCTCGTGGGATTATACAGCCTAGGTCAGATTTAGAGCAAAGGCCTCTATGGTTGACAAGTAGTTCAAGGTTAAAGGTAAGATTCTAATCATCTTGTGCTTAGCACCGCCTTTAAGGTTCTTTCTTGCATATCAACTTATCCTCACTAATAGAAAATTGATAGATGATTGCTCATTTACTGATCATAGACCGCAATGTGTAAAGTGAAGTTTGTTCCTTATGAACTGGATATAGACACTTTTTGTGATTTGGGGTGGTTATTCTGATTCAGGTCGATGATTATAGCAACCGTAACTTGCTGGCTATTCCAGTTGGTATCAAGCAAAAGGATAGTGTTGATGCTATTGTGAGAAAGGTGAGTAATACATTTTTCTCTTATTATGTTCCAAAAGACATCAACTGACACTAGGGCTAATTTTATCCATTTCAGTTTCTTCCAGAAAATTTTACCTTTATCCTATTCCATTATGATGGGAATGTTGATGGGTGGTGGGATCTTGAGTGGAGTAACGAGGCCATACACATAGTTGCCCAGAACCAAACAAAGTGGTAAGTTAATCGTTCTGCTTATGATTCCATTTATCTGGCTTGAATATATAACATATATGTAGTGCCTGCAATGTGCTTGTTTGATCGTGATATGAAAAAACATGCAAGCTCCTACTGAAAATCTCACAGTTGCAGTTATCCAAGGGGCAATTCCTTCTAGTGCTGTTCCTGGTTTTCTGTTCTGTTTCTCATCTCTCTTTCCTTCAACCTATTTTTTACGATTTATTTTCAGGTGGTTTGCGAAACGCTTTCTACATCCAGATATTGTGTCCATTTATGATTACGTATTCCTTTGGGATGAGGATTTGGGGGTTGAGAATTTTCATCCAGGAAGGTAATTTTAATGAATCCCAGGACACTTTATGCAACACATACTCTGATTATGTTTGACTCTGAACAGGGTAGTTTTTAGTTAGTTATTCATAATTACACGTGTGAGGGCATATCAATTGAATGTAAGTTCATTGCCTTCTCATTGCATTTTCTTGTACTAAAGCATCTTTTTAGGAGTATAATTCAGAAGATTATctgtttgaaattattttcattagttagCTTGTCCGAAAATTGTTTAAGAGAGTTTATTTTGTCTAAACATTTTAACTTGATCCCATAGGCAGCATATGGTTTTATTTTCATGCTATTCTCTGGACCATAAATGCTGTGATAGCCGGTaacttaaatttttgttttgtttcccaGATACCTTGAAATTGTGAAAGAAACGGGACTGGAGATATCTCAGCCAGCTTTGCATCCAAATTCAACAGATATACATCATAGAATTACAATTCGTGCTAAAAATAAGAAGTTTCATAGGTGAATATGGTGGTTTCAAAACAACTATCTTAAGTCTATTGATTTACTTTTCTGAGCACTTGTTATCTTAATAACAAGATTTCACTCTTCGCAGAAGAGTTTATGACACCAGAGGCAGCACAAAGTGTACAGAAGCAAGTCAGGGACCACCATGTACCGGGTGAGTTGTCATGCTCATATTAATATGTATGACAGACACAGCTATTCCTTCCAAGTTTGAAGAATTTGTTGGCTGCTTGTGTGATGAGTAGCTGTGAGGTCTGACCTGCCTCgtatgttttcttggtttacCACTGCTTCTAAAATCCGTTAAGATGAGAGCTGACAGTTATTCTATATTCTGAGACTCTCTATACGTGTGTAATTCAACTTTGCATCAAGGGGTTGTGAGTACCGGAACTTGAATTTAGGATCAAATGTTAGGATGTGGGGTAACTGTTAACACTGTGTTCTTTTGTCGATTGTCATTCTGGGCGAAGAAAAGTTAATAATTAAGACCAAACATTCCGAGGAGTCATCTGATATCCGAATTGCAAGAATTCTAATCGGCTTATTTTTTGGGATatagtttttcattttctagAATGGACCTTAGGACTTGTTGCTTAGCCTTTTAAATTGACAAATGCAGGTTTGTGGAAGGCATGGCTCCCGTTTTTTCAAGAGCTGCCTGGCATTGTACTTGGCATCTTATACAGGTAGCCGTTGTATCTTAATCTGTTCACCTCTACTATACTATATTGTTGAAGAAAACATTAAGCTTGAATAATTTGAGTGCCACTACCATGCGTAATACTATGTTAAACATTATCTTCATTAATTCCTCACGGAGCAGCTTTCTTTTTGTTCAGAATGATCTTGTACATGGATGGGGTCTGGACATGAGACTTGGGTATTGTGCACAGGTAAGAACTGCTTTCCTGGTTCTTGTTAGGATCAATTTCCTCATTAGGTTGCTAGAAATTGCTTAGGTTTCTTGCTTTTGCTTGACTATTGTTTATTCGAATCAATAATCCCGAGTCGGTTTACATAACGTTCAGCTGGCCATAACTAGAATACCGCGTTTTGTAGGGAGACCGTACCAAGAAAGTGGGAGTTGTTGATAGTGAATATATTGTTCACAAGGGAATACAAACTTTGGGAGAAGGTGGTTCGTCGACAAACAAGGTTAGTTAATCTCTGCCTATTCCTTGTCTGCTAGAGAAGGAAGTTCTCTTGCTTGCAAGTGTTAAACCATAAACATTGCATATCTCTTGCACATGCATATTTGATCCTTGTCGACggctcagtttttttttcttcttattttcacGATTAACATTTCCCATTTTTCTTTCCCTATTTCCAGGTTCCTGTGAAGAAGAGTAAGGTAAACTTAACAAGCAATAGccatctttttgttttcttcgttTTCCCCATCAAAAGATTCGACAACCACTAGCATTCTAAATTTGATGTTGTTGACTTTGTTAATGATACACAGAAACGAGCTGCGCCAGGGCATGACATGCGAATTGAGGTGAGACCTGCTGTCCAAAGTTATCACACGAAATCGCCAATCCTCTCTCTACATATTACCAGACTCCTGAAATATTTGAGCTATGCGTTATTTACCAATGTATTGGGTTATACATTTGCAGATTAGGAGGCAGTCAACGCGGGAGTTTATAACCTTCAAACAGCGGTGGAACAACGCAGTAGAAGAAGACCCGAACTGGGCTGATCCATTTAAAAGTAGCCTAAAACGCAGGAAACAGCGTAAACGCGACAACTTGAGCTCTTAACTTACAAGTCCTAGCCGAGCTAGTTGAAATTATTAGTGCCTCTTCATTCAGAGGCGCTCAATCTCGTCTATACCCATAGTTTGTGTAGCGTTTCATTGAACCCATGGTTAATTCATTATTTGAATTATTCACAAGTTTTGTTCCTTGCAATTCAGATTTTGCCTCCGCCCGGTCGCGGTTCTCATAAGTTCGATATTTGTTCGGGCCGCGGTCCTCGTAAGTTCGATATGTGTCCGTGTGGTTGGTTACATATATGGATGGTATACACTTGGTCTCATATGCATTTTTTACGCCAGATGGTTACCTTGAAGATGGCAGTGACAATATAAACAGTAAATTTTGTCCCTTTTTTTCTCGGAATCCaaggttttttcttttaataaatgtAAAAATGACAGACCATAAGCCAACAAGGTTTCCAGTTTTGCAAGAGTCGGGGCAACATCTTTTGTACATAGATTTACTCTTGCTTTGCAAGAAAGTTGCTTCTATGATTCGAATCCGGAGCTGTTTTTCTGAATAGGGCTTGTTTagatatgcttttaaaatgactgaaagcgtttttagagaaaatatttttttgttccaaaagcacttaaagtgcttatgtgcttcttccaggaatcactttaaatgcttttccagaattacttgtatttttactaaaaattggttagtaaaaatatttttaccaaaaatgcttttagttattttaaaaacatattcAAATGAGTTCTAAATGTAATGCAGAAATGTAGTCTCAATTCTTCTGGAAGCATATGAATAACGCATTAGCGCGTATTCGTATAAATAATCAAATCAAGTCTTGACCGCTGGTGCCTAGCCTTCTAGTCTAATCATTATATTAGAATATGTTGTGAAGCTAATTTTAAAAGTGGATGAGAGAGAAAGCGACgataaagagagaaaatagCTCAGGCGTCCGAGAATGGTGTGCTTAGTTCTTGatcttgtattattatttttatattaataatgaaGAGTTTCTTGTCTTCCATGTAATACAAACTCATGATAATTTGATATCCAAATCTTACTGGATTTCTACTTTAAATTTGCACAAtaataattctaatttatatgtGGTTCAATATTTTAGTGGATATAATGTTGATTTCTACCCATATGTTCCGGGTTCGAAAATTCCTCatttcctaaattattgtaatagttttaaATATACTCTTCTctttaacaataaaaattaaaaaaaaaaaaatcacgttTCTAATTAATAATCCTATTCACATAATCATTATGATAAGAATTTTCTAGCTCTCGGTTAAGTGTTTGCAAATGAGAAGAAAAGTAGGGAATTAATTTCCGAACTTCCATCTTATCCATacattcattaatttttttttttttttttagctttgaATCGAgtaaattaaaagataattggAGGACGAAACTCAGTTTCTTTGAGCTTTGAGTCtagtaaattaaaacaaaattggtGAACAAAAAGAAATCGAAGACAAAAAGAGAAGTGCATAAAGAAAAAACGATAATGAAAGATTTtataacaaaacaaacttttaatCAACTTAATCAGAATAATGAACTCCGtctttttata
This region includes:
- the LOC137728956 gene encoding uncharacterized protein, whose protein sequence is MKSPNSWIWMLKKKNSFSDGGKSGIKMKQLSFMGVACTVMLFIVYRTTNFQYQAYQQTEIDAKWNPFDTAKEIFATSRKLDSLPRGIIQPRSDLEQRPLWLTSSSRLKVDDYSNRNLLAIPVGIKQKDSVDAIVRKFLPENFTFILFHYDGNVDGWWDLEWSNEAIHIVAQNQTKWWFAKRFLHPDIVSIYDYVFLWDEDLGVENFHPGRYLEIVKETGLEISQPALHPNSTDIHHRITIRAKNKKFHRRVYDTRGSTKCTEASQGPPCTGFVEGMAPVFSRAAWHCTWHLIQNDLVHGWGLDMRLGYCAQGDRTKKVGVVDSEYIVHKGIQTLGEGGSSTNKVPVKKSKKRAAPGHDMRIEIRRQSTREFITFKQRWNNAVEEDPNWADPFKSSLKRRKQRKRDNLSS